One genomic window of Cupriavidus malaysiensis includes the following:
- a CDS encoding 50S ribosomal protein L25/general stress protein Ctc, producing the protein MKVVAFERSVQGTGASRRLRNSGKTPGIIYGGAAEPKMIELDHNALWHALKKEAFHSSILDLEVAGKSEKALLRAFQMHPFKPLVLHVDFQRVSATEKIHVKVPLHFINQESAPGVKLGHGIVNHIVNELEVSCLPADLPEFIEVDLGKAELNQTLHLSDITLPKGVTAVIHGDDNPSIASVTLPAGAASEAAEGGEEAPAA; encoded by the coding sequence ATGAAAGTCGTCGCTTTCGAGCGTAGCGTACAGGGAACGGGTGCGAGCCGCCGCCTGCGCAATTCCGGCAAGACCCCCGGCATCATCTACGGCGGCGCCGCCGAACCGAAGATGATCGAACTGGATCACAACGCGCTGTGGCATGCCCTGAAGAAGGAAGCCTTCCACTCGTCGATCCTCGACCTGGAAGTGGCCGGCAAGTCCGAGAAGGCCCTGCTGCGCGCCTTCCAGATGCACCCGTTCAAGCCCCTGGTGCTGCACGTTGACTTCCAGCGCGTGTCGGCCACCGAGAAGATCCACGTCAAGGTGCCCCTGCACTTCATCAACCAGGAATCCGCTCCTGGCGTGAAGCTGGGCCATGGCATCGTCAACCACATCGTGAACGAACTGGAAGTGTCGTGCCTGCCGGCCGACCTGCCCGAGTTCATCGAAGTGGATCTGGGCAAGGCCGAGCTGAACCAGACCCTGCACCTGTCGGACATCACCCTGCCGAAGGGCGTGACCGCCGTGATCCATGGCGACGACAACCCGTCGATCGCCAGCGTGACCCTGCCGGCCGGCGCTGCTTCGGAAGCCGCCGAAGGCGGCGAGGAAGCCCCCGCAGCCTGA
- a CDS encoding ribose-phosphate pyrophosphokinase encodes MSSEGLMVFTGNANPKLAEAVVQHLGIPLGKALVGRFSDGEVQVEIQENVRGKHVIVLQSTCAPTNDNLMELMVMVDALKRASARSITAAMPYFGYARQDRRPRSARVAISAKVVANMLEVAGVDRVLTMDLHADQIQGFFDIPVDNIYASPVLLGDLREKNYGDLLVVSPDVGGVVRARALAKQLNCDLAIIDKRRPKANVAEVMNIIGEVDGRNCVIMDDMIDTGGTLCKAAQVLKERGAQRVFAYCTHPVLSGGAAARIAASALDEVVVCDTIPLRDDALQSGKIRQLSTAPLLAETFTRIVKGDSIMSLFADS; translated from the coding sequence ATGAGCAGCGAAGGCTTGATGGTATTTACCGGCAATGCCAACCCCAAACTCGCGGAGGCTGTCGTTCAGCACCTCGGCATTCCCCTGGGCAAGGCACTGGTCGGCCGCTTCTCGGACGGCGAAGTCCAGGTCGAGATCCAGGAGAACGTGCGCGGCAAGCACGTGATCGTGCTGCAATCGACCTGCGCGCCGACCAACGACAACCTGATGGAACTGATGGTGATGGTCGACGCGCTCAAGCGCGCCTCGGCACGCAGCATCACCGCCGCCATGCCTTACTTCGGCTACGCCCGCCAGGACCGCCGCCCGCGCTCGGCGCGCGTGGCGATCTCGGCCAAGGTCGTCGCCAACATGCTGGAAGTCGCCGGCGTGGACCGCGTGCTGACGATGGACCTGCACGCCGACCAGATCCAGGGCTTCTTCGACATCCCGGTGGACAACATCTACGCGTCGCCGGTACTGCTGGGCGACCTGCGCGAGAAGAACTACGGCGATCTGCTGGTGGTTTCGCCCGACGTCGGCGGCGTGGTACGCGCACGAGCGCTGGCCAAGCAGCTGAACTGCGACCTGGCCATCATCGACAAGCGCCGCCCCAAGGCCAACGTGGCCGAGGTGATGAACATCATCGGTGAAGTCGACGGCCGCAACTGCGTGATCATGGACGACATGATCGACACCGGCGGCACGCTGTGCAAGGCAGCCCAGGTGCTGAAGGAGCGCGGCGCCCAGCGCGTGTTCGCCTACTGCACGCACCCGGTGCTGTCGGGTGGCGCGGCTGCCCGCATCGCCGCTTCGGCGCTCGACGAAGTCGTGGTGTGCGACACCATCCCCCTGCGCGACGATGCCCTGCAGAGCGGCAAGATCCGCCAGCTGTCGACGGCGCCGCTGCTGGCCGAGACCTTCACCCGCATCGTCAAGGGTGACTCGATCATGTCGCTCTTCGCCGATTCCTGA
- a CDS encoding tetratricopeptide repeat protein — protein MSDRQDRYSIDSTPKARAGAPRTSRPRMRAGAQALRQALLLGAVATLGLAGTAHAAPAARAADENATAQRAAKAVLPDVPLTSDIFYRVLAAEVSLQRGLIGPSYRTYMDLARDTRDPRFAQRATEIAFSARLSQQALDAARLWTDLAPRSGPARQVLSTLLVLSGRWEDAEPLLAHQLAETPASQRPEAILQLQQQLSRTADPAGAAAMLQRLTANDARLPETQLALARARETAGDVPGALAALDEALRLRPGYEAAALMAAELRADSAPGEAIAGLQRFLAKAPGSVNGHIMLARLYLQRGETAPARKEFETLRKIAPTDPRVPLALGLTSLQAKRYGEAEQYLKEYLRLVETVPGASPDVAYQYLAEIAEQRKDYQGALGWLDRIDDSRLETAVAVKRAQLLARMGKLDEADAVYADMIADTEDISDPVLRGQRLTAIRQAEIAMLLDAKAYDRARKALGERIAAEPDNADWIYELAMLDEREKRYDSMEKGLRKVIALQPDQKQGYNALGYSLADRNQRLPEALKLLEKASELGPDDPYIMDSLGWVKFRLGQLQPAAELLRNAYAKAPEAEIGAHLGEVLWQLGQREEARQMWAEAAKTEPDNEVLIDTLRRYNVTLTK, from the coding sequence ATGTCGGACCGCCAGGATCGCTACTCGATCGACTCCACGCCCAAAGCTCGCGCAGGCGCTCCCAGAACCTCCCGCCCCCGGATGCGTGCCGGCGCGCAGGCGCTGCGCCAGGCACTCCTGCTCGGTGCCGTGGCCACGCTGGGCCTCGCCGGCACCGCGCACGCGGCCCCGGCCGCCCGCGCGGCGGACGAGAATGCCACCGCGCAGCGCGCTGCCAAGGCCGTGCTGCCGGACGTGCCCCTGACCTCGGACATCTTCTACCGCGTGCTGGCCGCGGAAGTCTCCCTGCAGCGCGGACTGATCGGCCCCTCCTACCGCACCTACATGGACCTGGCGCGCGATACGCGCGACCCGCGCTTCGCCCAGCGCGCCACGGAGATCGCCTTCAGTGCGCGGCTCTCGCAACAGGCGCTCGATGCGGCACGCCTGTGGACCGACCTCGCGCCGCGCTCGGGACCCGCGCGCCAGGTGCTGTCGACGCTGCTGGTACTGAGCGGCCGCTGGGAAGATGCCGAGCCCCTGCTGGCCCACCAGTTGGCCGAGACGCCGGCCAGCCAGCGCCCGGAAGCCATCCTCCAGTTGCAGCAGCAGCTCTCGCGCACCGCCGATCCGGCCGGCGCCGCGGCAATGCTGCAGCGCCTGACGGCCAATGATGCCCGCCTGCCCGAAACCCAGCTGGCGCTGGCCCGCGCCCGCGAGACCGCCGGGGATGTGCCCGGCGCGCTGGCCGCCCTGGACGAGGCCCTGCGCCTGCGCCCCGGCTATGAGGCAGCAGCGCTGATGGCGGCGGAACTGCGGGCCGACAGCGCGCCCGGCGAGGCCATCGCGGGCCTGCAGCGCTTCCTGGCCAAGGCCCCGGGCTCCGTCAACGGACACATCATGCTGGCGCGCCTCTACCTGCAGCGCGGCGAAACCGCCCCGGCACGCAAGGAATTCGAGACCCTGCGCAAGATCGCGCCGACCGATCCACGCGTGCCGCTCGCGCTCGGCCTGACCAGCCTGCAGGCCAAGCGCTACGGCGAGGCCGAGCAATACCTGAAGGAGTACCTGCGCCTGGTCGAAACGGTACCGGGCGCCAGCCCCGACGTGGCCTATCAATACCTCGCCGAGATCGCCGAGCAGCGCAAGGATTACCAGGGCGCGCTCGGCTGGCTCGACCGCATCGACGACAGCCGGCTGGAAACGGCGGTCGCCGTCAAGCGTGCGCAGCTGCTGGCCCGCATGGGCAAGCTCGACGAGGCGGATGCGGTCTACGCCGACATGATCGCCGACACCGAGGACATCTCCGACCCGGTGCTGCGCGGCCAACGCCTGACCGCGATCCGCCAGGCCGAGATCGCCATGCTGCTCGACGCCAAGGCCTACGACCGGGCCCGCAAGGCGCTCGGCGAGCGCATCGCGGCCGAACCCGACAACGCCGACTGGATCTACGAGCTGGCCATGCTGGACGAGCGCGAAAAGCGCTATGACAGCATGGAGAAGGGCCTGCGCAAGGTGATCGCCCTGCAGCCCGACCAGAAGCAGGGCTACAACGCGCTGGGCTATTCGCTGGCCGACCGCAACCAGCGCCTGCCCGAGGCGCTCAAGCTGCTGGAAAAGGCTTCCGAGCTCGGCCCGGACGACCCCTACATCATGGATAGCCTCGGCTGGGTCAAGTTCAGGCTGGGCCAGCTCCAGCCCGCCGCGGAGCTGTTGCGCAATGCCTACGCCAAGGCGCCGGAAGCCGAGATCGGCGCGCACCTCGGCGAAGTACTGTGGCAGCTCGGCCAGCGCGAGGAAGCACGACAGATGTGGGCCGAGGCGGCCAAGACCGAGCCCGACAATGAAGTCCTGATCGATACCCTGCGCCGCTACAACGTGACGCTCACCAAGTAA
- a CDS encoding LON peptidase substrate-binding domain-containing protein, whose product MAPTQPGSPAGAAGAASGTETQTLESLPLFPLHTVLFPDGHLPLRVFEPRYVDMVRRCLRDGTPFGVCLIQSGEEVAAPGSVTVPEAIGCLAEIVDCNMEQLGVLLIETHGTQRFRTLEHGTREDGLLVARAETLPPDVLDCKEELLGECTAALRRIVAAVHAEASGRKLFTEPQRWHDPGWIANRLCELLPVPLKAKQMLMALPDAGMRIEIVHRYMRQHHIV is encoded by the coding sequence ATGGCTCCCACCCAACCAGGCAGTCCCGCCGGCGCCGCCGGTGCCGCTTCCGGCACGGAGACGCAGACGCTGGAATCCCTGCCGCTGTTTCCGCTGCACACCGTCCTGTTTCCCGATGGCCACCTGCCCTTGCGCGTGTTCGAGCCGCGCTATGTCGACATGGTGCGCCGCTGCCTGCGTGACGGCACGCCTTTCGGTGTCTGCCTGATCCAGAGTGGCGAGGAGGTGGCCGCACCCGGCAGCGTCACCGTACCCGAAGCGATCGGCTGCCTGGCCGAGATCGTCGACTGCAATATGGAGCAGCTGGGCGTGCTGCTGATCGAGACGCACGGCACCCAGCGCTTCCGTACGCTCGAGCACGGCACGCGCGAGGATGGGCTGCTGGTGGCGCGCGCCGAAACGCTGCCGCCCGACGTGCTCGACTGCAAGGAAGAGTTGCTCGGAGAATGCACCGCCGCCTTGCGCCGCATCGTCGCGGCCGTCCACGCCGAGGCGTCAGGCAGGAAGCTGTTCACGGAACCGCAACGCTGGCACGATCCGGGCTGGATCGCGAACCGGCTGTGCGAACTGCTGCCGGTTCCGCTCAAGGCCAAGCAGATGCTGATGGCCCTGCCCGATGCCGGCATGCGCATCGAGATCGTGCACCGCTACATGCGGCAGCACCACATCGTCTAG
- the mutM gene encoding bifunctional DNA-formamidopyrimidine glycosylase/DNA-(apurinic or apyrimidinic site) lyase: MPELPEVEVTRRGLLPHVTGRRIAAVTVRHRGLRWPVEPGLEARLAGRVIRRIERRGKYLLLECADPAGNAGMDTQATGWLIIHLGMTGTLRVLPEAPPPGPHDHVDLDLEAAEAEGVPPAPVVLRFRDPRRFGAVLWSPLPESELAAHPLLRGLGIEPFDAGFDGAWLHRHTRGRSAAIKTVLLAGDIVVGVGNIYASESLFRAGIHPTTPAGRLSRARCERLAAAVREILAEAIARGGSTLRDFVGSDGSSGYFQLDCCVYDRAGKPCRTCGTPIRQIVQGQRSTFYCPRCQH; this comes from the coding sequence ATGCCCGAGTTGCCCGAGGTCGAAGTGACCCGGCGCGGTCTGCTGCCCCATGTGACGGGGAGGCGCATCGCTGCCGTGACGGTGCGCCACCGCGGCCTGCGCTGGCCGGTGGAGCCCGGGCTGGAAGCGAGGCTGGCGGGCCGCGTGATCCGCCGCATCGAGCGGCGCGGCAAGTACCTGCTGCTCGAGTGTGCCGACCCGGCCGGGAACGCGGGCATGGATACGCAGGCCACGGGCTGGCTCATCATCCACCTCGGCATGACCGGCACCTTGCGTGTCCTGCCCGAGGCCCCGCCGCCGGGGCCGCACGATCACGTCGACCTGGACCTGGAGGCTGCCGAGGCCGAAGGCGTGCCGCCGGCGCCCGTGGTGCTGCGCTTCCGCGATCCGCGGCGCTTCGGCGCGGTGCTGTGGAGCCCCTTGCCGGAGTCGGAACTGGCTGCCCATCCGCTGCTGCGCGGGCTCGGCATCGAGCCCTTCGATGCCGGCTTCGATGGCGCGTGGCTGCATCGGCATACGCGCGGGCGCAGCGCCGCCATCAAGACCGTCCTGCTGGCCGGGGACATCGTGGTCGGCGTCGGCAATATCTACGCCTCCGAGAGCCTGTTCCGCGCGGGCATCCATCCGACCACGCCGGCCGGCCGGCTGAGCCGCGCGCGTTGCGAGCGGCTCGCCGCGGCGGTGCGCGAGATCCTGGCCGAGGCCATCGCGCGCGGCGGCAGCACCTTGCGTGACTTCGTCGGCAGCGACGGCTCCAGCGGCTACTTCCAGCTCGACTGCTGCGTTTACGATCGCGCCGGCAAGCCGTGCCGGACCTGCGGCACCCCGATCCGGCAGATCGTGCAGGGCCAGCGCTCCACCTTCTACTGTCCACGCTGCCAGCATTGA
- a CDS encoding dynamin family protein, which produces MTTTLAHQFEQYGAWRTGVLSALAEFQSCLQQFDLYDAQAEERAQRIQNVLKSDRLKVAFIAEFSRGKSELINAIFFADYGRRILPSSAGRTTMCPTELRCDEQEAPCIRLLPIETRLQDASTADFLEAGAAAGHWHTVPLDPSSPEGMLSAFQHVVETIRVTRPVAESLGLYHEDDPDAAYAVDADGMVEISRWRHAVINFPHPLLRQGLVILDTPGLNAIGTEPELTLRLIPDAHVVVFVLSADAGVTKSDLELWRSHVGAGHRKGCLAVLNKIDGLWDPLRSTEQTEQEIARQVSSSAQVLGIDEARVYPVSAQKGLVAKVTRDDMLLARSGIPRFEQVLSEQLIPQRREIAAEQVERSVEEMARGAQQLLQGRRRDIVEQLFELRGLRGKNHAMVKHMLLRVQSEKEEFEQSIAKFQALRIVFGRHSAEIIRSLQLRDVRAIMRGAREQMKERFFSRGLRDEMELLFERLGTLVEEANARIVELHQLIDGMYRRFNAEHGFTLPAPIQFLTARYAGELRDILALTHSHFGAVSMLTRSRPQLVQGAFAAIASRVLDVFRDLNRDIEVWLKSVMTPLEAQVREHQKQLRRRVDSIERIHEATDTLENRIAQLEEVLNGLDERSGRIAYFARHVPRPEAENASSVRAA; this is translated from the coding sequence ATGACAACGACCCTCGCCCATCAATTCGAACAATACGGCGCCTGGCGGACCGGGGTGCTGAGTGCCCTGGCTGAGTTCCAGTCCTGCCTGCAGCAGTTCGACCTCTATGATGCGCAGGCGGAGGAGCGGGCGCAGCGCATCCAGAACGTACTGAAGAGCGACCGGCTCAAGGTCGCCTTCATCGCAGAGTTCTCGCGCGGCAAGAGCGAACTGATCAACGCCATCTTCTTCGCCGACTACGGCCGCCGTATCCTGCCGTCCTCGGCCGGGCGGACCACCATGTGCCCGACCGAACTGCGCTGCGACGAGCAGGAGGCCCCTTGCATCCGCCTGCTGCCCATCGAGACGCGGCTGCAGGACGCTTCCACCGCTGACTTCCTGGAGGCCGGCGCGGCCGCAGGGCACTGGCATACGGTGCCGCTCGACCCGTCCTCGCCCGAGGGGATGCTGTCGGCCTTCCAGCATGTGGTCGAGACCATCCGCGTGACGCGTCCGGTAGCCGAATCGCTGGGCCTGTACCACGAGGACGATCCCGATGCGGCCTATGCGGTCGACGCCGATGGCATGGTCGAGATCTCCCGCTGGCGCCATGCCGTCATCAACTTCCCGCACCCGCTGCTGCGCCAGGGCCTGGTGATCCTCGACACGCCGGGCCTGAACGCCATCGGCACCGAGCCCGAGCTGACGCTGCGGCTGATTCCCGATGCGCACGTGGTGGTCTTCGTGCTGTCCGCCGACGCGGGCGTGACCAAGAGCGACCTGGAGCTGTGGCGCAGCCACGTCGGCGCGGGGCATCGCAAGGGTTGCCTGGCGGTGCTCAACAAGATCGATGGCCTGTGGGATCCGCTGCGCAGCACCGAGCAGACCGAGCAGGAGATCGCGCGCCAGGTCAGCTCCAGCGCGCAGGTGCTGGGTATCGACGAGGCGCGCGTCTATCCGGTGTCGGCACAGAAGGGCCTGGTGGCCAAGGTCACCCGCGACGACATGTTGCTGGCACGCAGCGGCATCCCGCGCTTCGAACAGGTGCTGTCCGAGCAGTTGATCCCGCAGCGGCGCGAGATCGCTGCCGAGCAGGTCGAGCGCTCGGTCGAGGAAATGGCGCGCGGCGCGCAGCAACTGCTGCAGGGCCGGCGCCGCGATATCGTCGAGCAGCTGTTCGAGCTGCGTGGCCTGCGCGGCAAGAACCACGCGATGGTCAAGCACATGCTGCTGCGCGTGCAGTCAGAGAAGGAGGAGTTCGAGCAGAGCATCGCCAAGTTCCAGGCGCTGCGCATCGTGTTCGGCCGCCACAGCGCGGAAATCATCCGGAGCCTGCAGTTGCGCGACGTGCGCGCCATCATGCGCGGCGCGCGCGAGCAGATGAAGGAGCGCTTTTTCTCGCGCGGCCTGCGCGACGAAATGGAGCTGCTGTTCGAGCGGCTGGGCACCCTGGTGGAGGAGGCCAATGCCCGCATCGTCGAACTGCACCAGCTGATCGACGGCATGTACCGCCGCTTCAACGCAGAGCATGGTTTCACGCTGCCCGCGCCGATCCAGTTCCTGACGGCGCGCTATGCCGGCGAGCTGCGGGACATCCTGGCGCTGACCCACAGCCACTTCGGCGCGGTCAGCATGCTGACGCGCTCGCGTCCGCAACTGGTGCAGGGCGCGTTCGCCGCCATTGCCAGCCGCGTGCTCGATGTCTTCCGCGACCTGAACCGCGACATCGAGGTCTGGCTGAAGTCGGTGATGACGCCGCTCGAGGCACAGGTTCGCGAGCACCAGAAGCAGCTGCGGCGCCGCGTCGACTCGATCGAGCGCATCCACGAGGCGACCGACACGCTGGAGAACCGTATCGCCCAGCTTGAGGAGGTGCTCAACGGGCTCGACGAGCGTAGCGGGCGTATCGCCTATTTCGCGCGGCATGTGCCACGGCCCGAGGCGGAAAACGCATCGAGCGTGCGGGCAGCGTGA
- the pth gene encoding aminoacyl-tRNA hydrolase, whose amino-acid sequence MIKLIVGLGNPGAEYEATRHNAGFWLVDQLARQAGTTLRVESRFHGLAARARLWDQEIWLLKPSTFMNRSGLSVVSLARFYKILPDEILVAHDEMDLPPGTVKLKRGGGSGGHNGLKDISAHLTTPEYWRLRIGVGHPRNQNAASGREEVVNFVLKPPRREEQQAIDESIERCLDPLALLARGESERAMMALHSGR is encoded by the coding sequence ATGATCAAGCTCATCGTCGGCCTCGGCAATCCCGGGGCGGAATACGAAGCCACCCGCCACAACGCCGGCTTCTGGCTGGTCGACCAGCTGGCCCGCCAGGCCGGCACGACCCTGCGCGTGGAAAGCCGCTTCCATGGCCTGGCGGCACGGGCGCGCCTGTGGGACCAGGAAATCTGGCTGCTCAAGCCATCCACCTTCATGAACCGCTCGGGCCTGTCCGTGGTATCGCTGGCGCGCTTCTACAAGATCCTGCCCGACGAGATCCTGGTCGCGCACGATGAGATGGACTTGCCGCCAGGTACCGTCAAGCTCAAGCGCGGCGGCGGCTCCGGCGGCCACAATGGGCTGAAGGACATCTCGGCCCACCTGACCACGCCGGAGTACTGGCGGCTGCGCATCGGCGTAGGCCATCCGCGCAACCAGAATGCCGCCAGCGGGCGCGAGGAAGTGGTCAACTTTGTGCTGAAGCCGCCTCGGCGCGAGGAACAGCAGGCCATCGACGAATCGATCGAGCGCTGCCTGGATCCGCTGGCCCTGCTGGCCCGGGGCGAGTCGGAGCGCGCCATGATGGCGCTGCACAGCGGCCGCTGA
- the mutY gene encoding A/G-specific adenine glycosylase produces MPRKPASTIPADANDPEVPADFGMRVVHWQRAHGRHDLPWQNTRDPYRIWLSEIMLQQTQVSAVIDYYQRFMASLPTVEALAAAPADEVMALWAGLGYYSRARNLHACARQVVAEHQGRFPTDPAVLVTLPGIGRSTAAAIAAFSAGVRTPILDGNVKRVFARFFGLHGHPGERAVEACMWRLADAALPPAGAEQARDMVSYTQGLMDLGATICSRGRPACLADVSACPLADGCVARRDGLTGVLPSPKPRAAQPERSTVMVMLRRGREILLTLRPGSGIWGGLWSLPELPVEQVPFDAEQAEDAALAYAHGHGTPSRAVFSGELTHVFTHFRLLIRAVRVDMAAPAVRDGDGPAEAAAPAWRWVALDQLDGVGVPAPVRKLLLAQAAPGLF; encoded by the coding sequence ATGCCCCGCAAGCCCGCCAGCACAATTCCCGCCGACGCCAACGATCCTGAGGTGCCAGCCGATTTCGGCATGCGCGTGGTGCATTGGCAGCGCGCCCATGGCCGCCACGACCTGCCCTGGCAGAACACCCGCGATCCTTACCGGATCTGGCTGTCCGAGATCATGCTGCAGCAGACCCAGGTCAGCGCCGTGATCGACTACTACCAGCGCTTCATGGCCAGCCTGCCGACCGTCGAGGCGCTGGCGGCCGCGCCGGCCGACGAGGTCATGGCGCTGTGGGCCGGCCTGGGCTACTACTCGCGCGCGCGCAACCTGCACGCCTGTGCCCGGCAGGTCGTGGCCGAGCACCAGGGGCGTTTCCCGACCGATCCCGCCGTGCTGGTCACGCTGCCGGGCATCGGCCGTTCCACCGCGGCGGCGATCGCTGCCTTCAGCGCGGGCGTGCGAACCCCCATTCTCGATGGCAACGTCAAGCGTGTGTTCGCGCGCTTCTTCGGGTTGCACGGGCACCCGGGAGAGCGCGCCGTGGAGGCGTGCATGTGGCGGCTGGCCGATGCCGCCTTGCCACCGGCCGGGGCGGAGCAGGCGCGCGACATGGTGTCCTACACGCAGGGCCTGATGGATCTCGGCGCCACCATCTGCTCGCGCGGCCGGCCGGCCTGCCTGGCCGACGTCTCCGCCTGTCCGCTGGCTGACGGTTGCGTGGCGCGGCGCGACGGCCTGACGGGGGTGCTGCCGAGTCCCAAGCCGCGCGCCGCGCAGCCCGAGCGCAGCACGGTGATGGTGATGCTGCGGCGCGGCCGCGAGATCCTGCTGACACTGCGCCCCGGCAGCGGCATCTGGGGCGGCCTGTGGAGCCTGCCCGAACTGCCGGTGGAACAGGTCCCCTTTGATGCCGAACAGGCCGAGGATGCCGCGCTCGCCTATGCGCACGGCCATGGCACGCCGTCTCGCGCGGTATTCTCCGGTGAATTGACCCACGTTTTCACGCATTTCCGCCTGCTGATCCGGGCGGTCCGCGTCGACATGGCGGCGCCCGCCGTGCGCGATGGCGATGGCCCGGCCGAGGCCGCGGCACCGGCATGGCGCTGGGTCGCGCTGGACCAGCTGGATGGGGTTGGCGTGCCGGCGCCGGTGCGCAAGCTGCTGCTGGCACAGGCGGCACCCGGCCTGTTCTGA
- the lolB gene encoding lipoprotein insertase outer membrane protein LolB, with the protein MLRSRLVLACLLAPLWLAACANLEPSRGFDAGETARLQEYSGRFSANYVRYGREEGVQGSFHWQEQGRNVRLDLISPLGQTLAIVTATPSGATLDLPNQPPRNAPQVDSLLEDALGFALPVAGLRDWLHARPSRGSPAAATRDEQGRLATLQQNGWTVRYVSWQDAAAAGAQPRRIDLARDGSDHPLSVRLVLDPEDKP; encoded by the coding sequence ATGCTGAGATCCCGTCTCGTCCTCGCCTGCCTGCTCGCGCCGCTGTGGCTCGCGGCCTGCGCCAACCTCGAACCGAGCCGCGGCTTCGACGCCGGCGAAACCGCCAGGCTGCAGGAGTACAGCGGCCGCTTCTCCGCCAATTACGTGCGCTACGGCCGCGAAGAAGGCGTGCAAGGCAGCTTCCACTGGCAGGAGCAGGGCCGCAACGTACGGCTCGACCTGATCTCGCCGCTGGGGCAGACGCTGGCCATCGTCACGGCCACTCCGTCGGGCGCCACGCTCGACCTGCCCAACCAGCCACCGCGCAACGCGCCCCAGGTCGACTCGCTGCTGGAGGATGCGCTCGGTTTCGCCCTGCCGGTCGCCGGCCTGCGCGACTGGCTCCACGCCCGTCCGTCGCGTGGCAGCCCGGCCGCCGCCACGCGCGATGAACAAGGCCGCCTGGCCACGCTGCAGCAGAACGGCTGGACCGTACGCTATGTTTCCTGGCAGGATGCCGCCGCGGCCGGCGCACAGCCGCGCCGCATCGACCTCGCCAGGGATGGCTCCGACCATCCGCTGTCCGTGCGCCTGGTGCTCGACCCCGAAGACAAGCCATGA
- the ispE gene encoding 4-(cytidine 5'-diphospho)-2-C-methyl-D-erythritol kinase has translation MTLALPPAELRDCPAPAKLNLFLHVTGRRPDGYHTLQTAFQLIDWSDTLHFRRREDGAVVRTTEIPGVPADTDLVVRAARLLQQATGTRFGVDIAVDKRLPMGGGIGGGSSDAATTLLALNRLWDVNLPRAQLMQLGLALGADVPFFLFGENAFAEGVGEQLSPIALPDSWFVVIHPKQHVPTAEIFSDQRLTRNTPISIIAVFAACENKFAFGRNDLETVATAKFGEVARALEWLRQYSPHARMTGSGACVFARYDDAATAQRVLDRLPPEWDGRCVRSLSRHPLADFAE, from the coding sequence ATGACCCTCGCCCTGCCGCCCGCCGAATTGCGCGACTGCCCCGCGCCGGCCAAGCTCAACCTCTTCCTGCACGTCACCGGGCGCCGCCCGGACGGCTATCACACGCTGCAGACCGCTTTCCAGCTGATCGACTGGAGCGACACGCTGCATTTCCGGCGCCGCGAGGACGGCGCCGTGGTGCGCACCACGGAGATCCCCGGGGTACCGGCCGACACCGACCTGGTGGTCCGCGCGGCGCGCCTGCTGCAACAGGCCACCGGCACGCGTTTCGGCGTCGATATCGCCGTCGACAAGCGCCTGCCGATGGGCGGCGGCATCGGCGGCGGCTCGTCCGACGCCGCCACCACGTTGCTGGCTCTGAACCGCCTGTGGGACGTGAACCTGCCGCGCGCGCAACTGATGCAACTGGGATTGGCATTGGGCGCCGACGTGCCCTTCTTTCTGTTCGGCGAAAACGCCTTCGCCGAAGGCGTGGGCGAGCAGCTCAGCCCGATCGCGCTGCCCGACAGCTGGTTCGTCGTGATCCACCCGAAACAGCATGTGCCGACCGCGGAAATTTTCTCGGATCAGCGCTTGACAAGGAATACACCCATCTCCATAATTGCGGTCTTCGCTGCTTGTGAAAACAAATTCGCTTTCGGTCGCAACGATCTGGAAACGGTAGCAACAGCGAAGTTCGGTGAAGTCGCCCGAGCCCTTGAATGGCTGAGACAGTATAGTCCCCATGCAAGGATGACCGGCTCCGGAGCCTGCGTGTTTGCGCGTTATGATGACGCGGCGACTGCGCAGCGCGTTCTGGACAGGTTGCCGCCCGAATGGGATGGCAGGTGCGTGAGAAGTCTGTCACGACATCCGCTCGCGGACTTTGCAGAGTAG